The Terriglobales bacterium region CAAAGAGAACATCTACGTGCTGGAGAAGGCGCGCGAGGTGGGGCAGCACTGCCTGTCGGGGGCGCTGCTGGACCCGCGCTCCATGCGCGAGCTGCTGCCGGGGTTCGAGAAAGAAGCGCCGCTCGACGCCGAGGTCACGAAAGAAGCCGTGTATTTCATGACCCGGACCGGCAAGTTCAAGCTGCCCATCACGCCGCCGCCGCTGCGCGATCACGGGAACTACGTCGTCTCGCTCAACAAGTTCGTGAAGTGGCTGGGCTCGAAGGTGGAGGAGACGGGCATCACCGTCTTCAGCGGCTTCGCCGGTTCGGAATTGCTGATCGAGAACGAGCGCGTGATCGGCGTCCGCACCGACGACAAGGGGGTGGACAAGACCAACCAGCCGAAAGGCAACTTCGAGCCGGGATACGACCTAAGAGCG contains the following coding sequences:
- a CDS encoding NAD(P)/FAD-dependent oxidoreductase, with the protein product MIVFRKPLEGVERPQMEADVVIVGGGPAGMACALRLSQLIDSHNEKHPDAQLTKENIYVLEKAREVGQHCLSGALLDPRSMRELLPGFEKEAPLDAEVTKEAVYFMTRTGKFKLPITPPPLRDHGNYVVSLNKFVKWLGSKVEETGITVFSGFAGSELLIENERVIGVRTDDKGVDKTNQPKGNFEPGYDLRA